The Primulina tabacum isolate GXHZ01 chromosome 7, ASM2559414v2, whole genome shotgun sequence genome includes a window with the following:
- the LOC142552096 gene encoding homeobox-leucine zipper protein HAT14-like: MELALSLGDTPKPFFFLEKSEEGAVGEEDQLGFCMAVGKLTTSEAENGIEKDDDSHDPPVQLDLMPFSPVHKSQPSVVLSKFPGLTQTFEGEPRSVSEVNRRTASLVNENPEDKRAAAVVSCFQMDSSVFRNGGGKRNFDSLISANYNEQLDDSADGRGSSSRGSGEEYENGISRKKLRLTKEQSSFLEDSFKEHNTLNPRQKLALAKQLNLRPRQVEVWFQNRRARTKLKQTEVDCEYLKRCCERLTEENGRLQKELQEIRALKASQPFYEHLPATTLTMCPSCERVAAAAAASTTTVAASTGLSLACKPSDHATS; the protein is encoded by the exons ATGGAGTTGGCTCTAAGTTTAGGTGACACCCCAAAGCCCTtcttttttcttgaaaaatcaGAAGAGGGTGCTGTCGGAGAAGAAGATCAATTAGGGTTCTGCATGGCCGTGGGAAAACTCACCACTTCCGAGGCTGAAAATGGTATAGAAAAAGACGATGATTCCCATGATCCTCCGGTTCAGCTTGATCTGATGCCTTTTTCTCCTGTTCATAAGAGTCAACCTTCTGTAGTACTTTCCAAGTTCCCTGGGCTTACCCAGACCT TTGAAGGTGAACCGAGAAGTGTGTCGGAGGTGAACCGGAGAACCGCCTCGTTAGTGAATGAAAATCCTGAGGATAAGAGGGCAGCTGCCGTTGTTTCATGTTTTCAGATGGATTCTTCGGTATTTAGAAATGGAGGTGGGAAGAGGAACTTCGATTCTTTGATTTCTGCAAATTATAATGAACAATTAGACGACAGTGCCGATGGACGTGGTTCTAGCTCGAGAGGAAGTGGTGAGGAATACGAAAATGGTATTTCAAGAAAGAAACTCAGACTCACCAAAGAACAGTCTTCCTTTCTTGAAGACAGTTTCAAAGAACACAACACACTCAACCCT AGGCAAAAGCTTGCACTGGCAAAGCAGTTGAATCTCCGTCCTCGACAAGTGGAAGTATGGTTCCAGAACAGACGAGCAAG AACGAAATTGAAGCAGACAGAGGTGGATTGTGAGTATTTAAAGAGGTGCTGTGAGAGATTGACTGAAGAGAACGGAAGGTTGCAGAAGGAACTTCAAGAAATAAGAGCTCTCAAAGCTTCACAGCCATTTTACGAGCACCTTCCTGCAACCACTCTAACAATGTGCCCCTCGTGCGAAAGGGtggccgccgccgccgccgcctccACCACCACGGTGGCTGCGAGTACAGGGCTTTCTTTAGCGTGCAAACCATCTGATCATGCTACTTCTTGA
- the LOC142552098 gene encoding dirigent protein 22-like yields the protein MHLCSFTKFKKPQSISITMATTFAVKFTSTVIMTFFLSATFIPAGKSQEYFARKVSRQEMGLGRQKLSHLHFYFHDIVSGRNPTAVRIAEAAVTNSSVTSFGAVVMMDDPLTVGPEMSSKIVGRAQGIYASADLNNLGFLMVLNYAFTEGKFNGSTLSILGRNAVFSGVREMPVVGGSGVFRFARGYAQARTHTLDLKTGDAVVEYNVHTFHY from the coding sequence ATGCATTTATGCTCTTTCACAAAGTTCAAAAAACCTCAATCAATCTCCATTACAATGGCAACCACTTTCGCCGTGAAATTCACTTCCACCGTTATCATGActttctttctctctgcaaCTTTCATTCCTGCTGGAAAGTCCCAAGAATACTTCGCAAGGAAAGTATCCAGACAAGAAATGGGCCTCGGCAGACAAAAACTCAGCCACCTCCACTTCTACTTCCACGACATAGTCAGTGGGCGAAACCCTACCGCCGTGCGTATCGCGGAGGCGGCCGTCACAAACTCCTCCGTCACCAGCTTCGGCGCAGTGGTGATGATGGACGACCCTTTGACTGTTGGCCCAGAAATGAGCTCTAAAATCGTGGGGAGAGCACAAGGGATATACGCGTCGGCGGATTTGAATAACCTCGGGTTTTTGATGGTACTGAACTACGCTTTCACGGAGGGGAAATTCAACGGCAGCACGCTCAGTATATTGGGGAGGAACGCAGTTTTCTCCGGCGTGAGGGAGATGCCGGTGGTGGGCGGCAGCGGTGTATTCCGGTTTGCTCGTGGGTATGCTCAGGCTAGGACTCATACTTTGGACCTGAAAACTGGGGATGCTGTGGTGGAGTACAATGTCCATACTTTCCATTATTGa
- the LOC142551021 gene encoding dirigent protein 22-like: MSSTSAVKFTSTIVITFFLSATFIPSGKSQEYFARKISRQEIGLGRQKLSHLHFYFHDIVSGPNPTAVRVAEAAVTNSSVTNFGFVVMMDDPLTIGPEMSSKIVGRAQGIYASADLNNFGLLMVLNYYFTEGEFNGSTLSILGRNAVFSGLREMPVVGGSGVFRFARGYAQARTQTFDLKTGDTVVEYNVSVFHY, encoded by the coding sequence ATGTCCTCCACTTCGGCTGTAAAATTCACATCCACCATTGTCATCActttctttctctctgcaaCGTTCATCCCTTCTGGAAAGTCCCAAGAATACTTCGCAAGAAAAATATCCAGACAAGAAATCGGCCTCGGCAGACAAAAACTCAGCCATCTCCACTTCTACTTCCACGACATAGTCAGTGGCCCCAACCCCACCGCCGTGCGTGTCGCGGAGGCTGCCGTCACAAACTCCTCCGTCACCAACTTCGGCTTCGTGGTGATGATGGACGACCCTTTGACTATTGGCCCAGAAATGAGCTCGAAAATCGTGGGGAGAGCACAAGGGATATACGCGTCGGCGGATTTGAATAACTTCGGGCTTTTGATGGTACTGAACTACTATTTCACGGAAGGGGAATTCAATGGCAGCACGCTAAGTATATTGGGGAGGAACGCGGTTTTCTCCGGCTTGAGAGAGATGCCGGTGGTGGGCGGCAGCGGTGTGTTCCGGTTTGCTCGCGGGTATGCTCAGGCAAGGACTCAAACGTTCGACCTTAAAACCGGGGATACTGTGGTTGAGTACAATGTCTCCGTCTTCCATTATTGA
- the LOC142552099 gene encoding DEAD-box ATP-dependent RNA helicase 52-like, giving the protein MRTSWADAVENAASGFSDDAGTSGGNGPTSAPTKPAYVPPHLRNKPPASSLSGGASSGNDRSGYSGSTSGSRQAGSGSDYGLQGYNYGSRGGSGRGNRDREVNPFGNEDLDADTERAFVELENSGINFDAYEDIPVETSGEDVPPPVNTFAEIDLGDALNLNIRRCKYVKPTPVQRHAIPISLAGRDLMACAQTGSGKTAAFCFPIIGGIMRGQSPMRPRGVRTVFPLALILSPTRELSMQIHEEARKFSYQTGVRVVVVYGGAPINQQLRELERGVEILVATPGRLFDLLERAKVSLQMIKYLALDEADRMLDMGFEPQIRKIVEQMDMPPRGERQTMLFSATFPKEIQRLASDFLSNYIFLAVGRVGSSTDLIVQRVEFVHDNDKRSHLMDLIHGQRANGVQGKQALTLVFVETKKGADSLEHWLCANGFPATTIHGDRTQQERELALRSFKSGNTPILVATDVAARGLDIPHVAHVINFDLPNDIDDYVHRIGRTGRAGKTGLATAFFNENNTSLSKALADLMHEANQEVPDWLTRFASRPLYGGKSRRGGGRFGGRDFRRESSFNRSGSGSNYYGGGGSGGFGSYGGGGPGVTSAWD; this is encoded by the exons ATGAGAACTTCATGGGCAGATGCCGTTGAGAATGCAGCTTCTGGATTTTCTGATGATGCTGGGACCAGTGGAGGCAATGGACCCACATCGGCTCCCACTAAGCCTGCATATGTCCCACCACATCTCAGGAACAAACCTCCTGCTTCATCCCTGAGTGGTGGTGCATCATCGGGTAATGACAGGTCCGGGTATAGTGGATCAACAAGTGGATCACGACAGGCTGGCTCTGGATCTGATTACGGACTTCAGGGATATAATTATGGAAGCCGTGGAGGTAGTGGCCGGGGTAACAGGGACCGAGAGGTCAACCCTTTTGGTAATGAAGATCTGGATGCAGACACTGAACGTGCATTTGTTGAACTGGAGAATAGTGGTATTAACTTTGATGCATACGAGGATATTCCTGTGGAGACAAGCGGTGAAGATGTACCACCACCCGTAAATACATTTGCGGAGATAGATTTAGGTGATGCTCTCAATTTGAATATTCGAAGGTGTAAGTATGTGAAACCAACCCCAGTGCAGCGACATGCTATACCGATTTCACTGGCAGGACGAGATTTGATGGCCTGTGCTCAAACCGGATCAGGAAAGACTGCTGCTTTTTGCTTCCCAATCATCGGTGGAATTATGAGGGGACAGTCTCCAATGAGACCGCGTGGTGTCCGCACTGTTTTTCCACTTGCACTTATTCTCTCACCAACTAGAGAACTCTCAATGCAG ATACATGAAGAAGCTAGAAAGTTTTCCTACCAAACTGGCGTCAGAGTAGTTGTGGTATATGGAGGAGCGCCAATAAATCAACAG CTGCGTGAACTTGAGAGAGGAGTTGAAATTCTGGTGGCAACACCTGGAAGATTGTTTGATTTGCTTGAGAGAGCAAAAGTTTCATTACAGATGATAAAATATTTGGCTCTTGATGAGGCAGACAGAATGCTTGATATGGGTTTTGAGCCGCAAATCAGAAAAATTGTAGAGCAAATGGATATGCCTCCTCGTGGTGAAAGACAGACAATGCTATTTAGTGCCACCTTTCCAAAAGAGATCCAG AGACTGGCATCCGACTTCctttcaaattacatatttttGGCAGTTGGAAGGGTTGGTTCAAGTACAGATTTGAttgttcaaagagttgaatttgttCATGATAATGACAAGAGAAGCCATTTGATGGATCTTATTCATGGTCAGAGGGCGAACGGAGTTCAAGGAAAG CAAGCTCTTACTTTAGTATTTGTGGAAACGAAGAAAGGAGCTGATTCATTGGAACATTGGCTGTGTGCCAATGGTTTTCCTGCCACTACAATTCATGGAGATAGAACACAACAG GAAAGGGAGCTAGCACTCAGATCCTTCAAGAGTGGGAACACGCCAATATTAGTTGCAACAGATGTGGCTGCTCGTGGTCTTGATATTCCACATGTTGCTCATGTAATCAACTTCGATCTCCCAAATGACATAGATGATTATGTCCATCGGATAGGACGTACGGGTCGTGCTGGGAAGACGGGATTGGCAACTGCCTTCTTCAACGAAAATAACACGTCGTTGTCTAAGGCATTGGCTGATTTGATGCACGAAGCAAATCAAGAAGTGCCGGATTGGTTGACTCGGTTTGCAAGTCGACCCCTGTATGGGGGTAAAAGTAGGCGTGGTGGTGGGCGTTTTGGTGGTCGTGATTTTAGAAGAGAGTCCTCTTTTAATCGGTCTGGGAGTGGCTCTAACTACTATGGAGGAGGCGGCAGTGGTGGTTTTGGCAGTTACGGAGGAGGAGGTCCGGGCGTGACCAGTGCATGGGATTAA